Proteins found in one Erythrobacter sp. KY5 genomic segment:
- a CDS encoding SDR family NAD(P)-dependent oxidoreductase, protein MSERNPNVVVTGGGSGIGLAIARVLHERGFQVTVCGRNEAKLQRTGLSYAVMDVCDDASIAEALQRIGRCDVFVANAGAARTAPALKTDKELWDAMIAVNLASVVRCSQMVIPQMLERKQGRFIAIASTASVKGYAYSAAYSAAKHGVLGWIRSLAIELAKSGVTANAVCPGFTDTPLLENALDAVESRTGRVREEVLDQFVKGNPMGRLIDPAEVAEAVAWLASEGAASVNGQAILIDGGETIS, encoded by the coding sequence ATGTCTGAACGTAACCCGAATGTCGTCGTCACGGGAGGAGGCTCCGGAATTGGCCTGGCGATCGCGCGCGTGCTTCACGAGCGCGGATTTCAGGTCACGGTTTGCGGACGCAACGAAGCCAAGCTGCAGCGGACCGGCTTGTCTTATGCCGTGATGGACGTATGCGACGATGCTTCGATAGCCGAGGCGCTCCAACGCATTGGCCGTTGCGATGTGTTCGTTGCTAACGCTGGTGCTGCTCGAACCGCACCGGCCTTGAAGACCGACAAGGAACTTTGGGATGCCATGATTGCGGTGAACCTCGCCAGTGTGGTGCGATGTTCGCAGATGGTGATTCCGCAAATGCTTGAACGCAAACAGGGACGCTTTATTGCCATCGCATCGACCGCTTCGGTCAAGGGCTACGCTTATAGCGCGGCGTATTCCGCGGCCAAGCACGGAGTGCTCGGTTGGATTCGCTCGCTTGCGATCGAGCTTGCGAAATCGGGTGTCACGGCGAATGCGGTGTGCCCCGGCTTTACCGATACCCCGCTCCTCGAGAACGCACTCGATGCCGTCGAATCGCGAACCGGGAGAGTTCGCGAGGAAGTCCTCGACCAGTTCGTGAAAGGCAATCCGATGGGCCGGCTGATCGACCCTGCCGAAGTCGCCGAGGCAGTCGCCTGGCTGGCCAGCGAAGGTGCTGCATCGGTAAACGGTCAGGCAATTTTGATTGACGGCGGGGAGACGATTTCATGA
- a CDS encoding acyl-CoA dehydrogenase family protein → MADQSYLSWPFFEPHHKTLARELDAWAADAIPAIVEREGAEEELDETCRMLVAALGQAGWLKYCVIGAYGGAHEELDVRSLSLIRETLARYSGLADFAFAMQGLGSGAISLFGSDELRQRYLPAVASGEKIAAFALSEENAGSDAAAMETTLSQAGTTLRLNGEKLWISNGGIANFYCVFAKGEAGVSAVVVDSDSAGLSVAERINVIAPHPLARLRFDGVEVPSDRKLGEDGKGFKVALSTLDIFRTTVGAAALGLARRALDEAGARALSRQMFGASLADLPLAQASLAEMAVDIDASALLVYRSAWTKDIVGQRVTREAAMAKLYATEAAQSVIDKAVQMFGGLGVKKGVKVEELYREIRALRIYEGASEVQKIVIARQLLDGMRKGLA, encoded by the coding sequence ATGGCGGACCAATCATATCTGAGTTGGCCGTTTTTCGAGCCGCACCACAAAACCCTCGCGCGCGAACTGGATGCATGGGCAGCGGACGCCATTCCCGCGATCGTAGAGCGCGAGGGAGCTGAGGAAGAACTCGACGAAACCTGCCGCATGTTGGTCGCGGCGCTCGGGCAGGCGGGTTGGCTCAAATATTGTGTCATCGGCGCCTATGGCGGCGCGCATGAGGAGCTGGACGTCCGCTCGCTTTCTCTGATCCGCGAGACGCTGGCGCGATATTCCGGGCTCGCCGACTTTGCATTTGCCATGCAGGGCCTCGGCTCCGGGGCCATCAGTCTGTTCGGCAGCGATGAGTTGCGGCAGCGCTATCTGCCAGCGGTGGCGAGCGGTGAAAAGATCGCGGCTTTTGCCTTGTCGGAAGAGAATGCAGGGTCCGACGCGGCAGCGATGGAAACCACCCTCTCGCAAGCGGGCACAACATTGCGCCTAAACGGCGAAAAACTATGGATATCGAACGGCGGGATCGCCAATTTCTACTGCGTTTTCGCCAAGGGCGAGGCAGGGGTCAGCGCGGTGGTTGTCGACTCGGACAGTGCCGGGCTCTCGGTCGCCGAGCGGATCAATGTGATCGCCCCTCACCCGCTCGCACGGTTGCGCTTCGATGGTGTGGAAGTGCCGAGCGACCGGAAACTCGGTGAAGACGGTAAAGGCTTCAAGGTCGCCCTATCCACACTCGATATTTTCCGCACGACCGTAGGCGCAGCTGCGCTGGGCCTTGCGAGAAGGGCGCTTGATGAAGCGGGAGCGCGCGCGCTTTCGAGGCAGATGTTCGGAGCCTCGCTCGCCGACCTCCCTCTCGCCCAGGCAAGTCTTGCCGAAATGGCGGTGGACATCGATGCCTCGGCGCTTCTGGTTTACCGCTCGGCTTGGACAAAAGACATCGTGGGACAGCGCGTTACCCGCGAGGCAGCGATGGCAAAGCTCTATGCGACCGAAGCGGCGCAGAGCGTCATCGACAAAGCCGTGCAGATGTTCGGCGGCCTCGGCGTGAAGAAGGGTGTAAAGGTTGAGGAACTCTACCGTGAAATTCGCGCCCTGCGGATTTATGAGGGCGCTTCCGAGGTCCAAAAGATCGTTATTGCGCGGCAATTGCTCGACGGCATGAGAAAGGGACTCGCGTGA
- a CDS encoding bifunctional salicylyl-CoA 5-hydroxylase/oxidoreductase (catalyzes the conversion of salicylyl-CoA to gentisyl-CoA) has protein sequence MKITVIGGGPGGLYFALLTKKRRPEIEIEVHEQNRANDTFGFGVVFSDETMDEFLSADPESYDGLRDHLAYWTDIVVDRSGERTVIGGNGFAGCSRQVLLTQLQDRCREKGVALHFESVIDADTIEDRFADSDLIVVGNGIASPIRDRFAEEFGVSQQDRPNYFTWMGSTRPLDAFTFFFRETEHGHFCAHTYQYNPERSTWVIETTPETWHASGFAEMSEEESAWALEEVFADCLDGHGLITNRSIWRNFPVIACERWSHKNMVLLGDAKATAHWSIGSGTKLAMESAISLSDQVVAHGDDIAAAQRAYEEERRTPVEITQHNAAVSLRWFEDMAMHWEKPRYQFAFSLMSRAKSVTWDNIALRDQEFLHEVEQEFYRNYEGDTGRDVASYNPTPMFTPFDLRGMTVPNRIVMAPMAQYCSENGRLNHWHNTHYYTRALGGTGLIFTEMTCPSADARITPGCTGLWNGEQEADFTELVSRIHETPAKIALQLGHAGRKGSTNVAENGMDMPLSDGNWPLISASAIPYIEGTSSTPEAMSRDQMDAVKADFVASTKRAQRAGFDMLELHCAHGYLLASFLSPLTNVREDEYGGDAEARARYPLEVFEAMRAVWPEDKPMSVRLSSSDWAPGGLTLEDLQVIAGLFKDAGADIIHCSSGETVRWQKPVFGRMWQTPFAEFVRNTVDIPTIAVGDISVPEQINTIIAAGRADLCALARPHLNNPFWARHAAGHYGVRSVNGSSLGWPVQLRSGEYQLYREAEKANERATELAIKARPERRHYQQAAT, from the coding sequence ATGAAAATCACGGTAATCGGCGGCGGACCCGGCGGGCTCTATTTCGCGCTTCTGACCAAGAAACGGCGCCCGGAGATCGAGATCGAAGTCCACGAGCAGAACCGGGCCAACGATACGTTCGGCTTTGGCGTAGTCTTCTCCGACGAGACGATGGACGAATTCCTGAGCGCGGATCCGGAGTCTTACGATGGGCTGCGCGATCATCTTGCCTATTGGACCGATATCGTCGTCGATCGCAGCGGTGAGCGCACGGTTATCGGCGGCAACGGTTTCGCGGGATGCTCGCGCCAGGTGCTACTGACCCAATTGCAGGATCGCTGCCGCGAAAAAGGGGTCGCGTTGCATTTCGAATCCGTCATCGACGCCGATACAATCGAAGATCGCTTTGCAGACAGCGACCTGATCGTGGTCGGCAACGGGATTGCTTCCCCCATCCGCGACAGATTTGCCGAAGAGTTCGGAGTTTCGCAGCAGGATCGCCCCAATTACTTTACATGGATGGGGTCGACCAGGCCGCTGGACGCATTCACCTTCTTCTTCCGCGAAACCGAACACGGTCACTTCTGCGCGCACACTTATCAATACAATCCCGAGCGCTCGACATGGGTGATCGAAACGACCCCCGAAACCTGGCACGCATCCGGCTTCGCCGAGATGAGTGAAGAGGAAAGCGCGTGGGCTCTTGAAGAGGTCTTTGCCGACTGCCTGGACGGCCATGGGCTCATAACCAACCGCTCGATCTGGCGGAATTTCCCTGTGATCGCGTGCGAGCGCTGGTCGCACAAGAACATGGTCCTACTCGGTGATGCGAAGGCGACAGCCCACTGGTCCATCGGTTCAGGAACGAAATTGGCGATGGAATCGGCGATCAGCCTGTCCGATCAGGTCGTTGCACATGGCGACGACATCGCAGCTGCTCAGAGGGCCTACGAGGAAGAACGAAGGACGCCTGTCGAGATTACGCAGCATAACGCCGCCGTCTCGCTTCGCTGGTTCGAGGACATGGCGATGCATTGGGAAAAGCCGCGTTATCAATTCGCCTTCTCCCTGATGAGCCGGGCCAAATCCGTCACGTGGGATAATATCGCGCTTCGCGACCAAGAATTTTTGCACGAGGTGGAGCAGGAATTCTACCGGAACTACGAAGGCGATACGGGACGTGATGTCGCATCTTACAACCCCACGCCTATGTTCACCCCCTTCGATCTGCGCGGCATGACCGTGCCGAACAGGATTGTCATGGCGCCTATGGCGCAATACTGCTCCGAGAATGGGCGCCTGAACCATTGGCATAACACGCATTACTACACACGCGCGCTTGGCGGCACCGGGCTCATTTTCACCGAAATGACCTGTCCAAGCGCGGATGCGCGTATCACACCGGGTTGCACCGGCCTGTGGAATGGCGAGCAGGAAGCCGACTTCACCGAACTGGTATCCCGCATCCACGAAACCCCGGCCAAGATTGCGCTCCAACTTGGCCATGCGGGGCGAAAAGGGTCCACGAATGTGGCAGAAAACGGGATGGACATGCCGCTTTCCGATGGCAACTGGCCACTCATTTCCGCTTCCGCGATCCCCTATATCGAGGGAACGTCGAGTACGCCGGAAGCGATGAGCCGGGACCAGATGGATGCGGTGAAAGCGGATTTCGTGGCTTCCACCAAACGGGCCCAGCGGGCCGGCTTCGACATGCTCGAACTGCACTGTGCGCACGGATACCTGCTCGCAAGCTTCCTGTCGCCGCTGACCAACGTGCGTGAAGACGAATATGGCGGAGACGCCGAAGCTCGCGCTCGCTATCCGCTCGAAGTGTTCGAGGCGATGCGCGCGGTCTGGCCGGAGGACAAGCCGATGTCGGTGCGCCTCTCGTCAAGCGACTGGGCGCCCGGCGGCCTCACGCTTGAGGACCTGCAGGTTATCGCGGGACTTTTCAAGGATGCCGGTGCCGACATCATCCATTGTTCGTCGGGCGAGACGGTCCGTTGGCAGAAGCCCGTTTTCGGACGCATGTGGCAGACGCCCTTCGCCGAGTTCGTGCGCAACACTGTCGACATCCCGACAATCGCGGTCGGTGATATCTCGGTGCCCGAGCAGATCAATACGATCATCGCGGCAGGGCGCGCAGACCTTTGCGCATTGGCCCGCCCTCACCTCAACAATCCTTTCTGGGCACGTCACGCAGCTGGGCATTACGGCGTACGCTCGGTCAACGGCTCTTCGCTGGGTTGGCCGGTACAGCTGCGCTCCGGCGAGTATCAGCTTTACCGCGAGGCCGAGAAAGCGAATGAGCGCGCAACGGAACTCGCTATCAAGGCCAGGCCGGAACGCCGCCACTATCAGCAAGCCGCGACATAA
- a CDS encoding RidA family protein, which produces MTDHRYLQPEGWPRPRGYANGIAATGRLVMTAGVIGWTKDETFEANDFPGQFDQALSNVAEILRQGDAEPHHLVRLTCYVTDIAAYRASLEEIGASWRRHFGKVFPCMAVIGVSELVEREAIVEIEATAVVPIEAE; this is translated from the coding sequence GTGACGGACCATCGATATTTGCAACCCGAGGGATGGCCACGTCCCAGGGGCTATGCCAATGGCATCGCCGCGACGGGGCGCCTTGTCATGACAGCGGGCGTGATTGGCTGGACGAAAGACGAAACCTTCGAAGCGAATGACTTCCCAGGCCAGTTCGATCAGGCGCTAAGCAATGTCGCCGAAATCCTCAGACAGGGCGATGCAGAACCGCACCATCTCGTGCGGCTAACCTGTTATGTGACAGATATCGCGGCCTATCGCGCCTCGCTCGAAGAGATCGGCGCATCATGGAGACGGCATTTCGGCAAGGTCTTTCCTTGCATGGCAGTAATCGGTGTCTCAGAGCTGGTTGAGCGCGAGGCGATCGTCGAGATCGAAGCGACAGCAGTCGTCCCCATTGAGGCCGAATAG
- a CDS encoding FAD-dependent oxidoreductase: MLGPAELVMRIAARLGYSFDGVDVEASTDEMLAKLEDHGPIGSDPVEADETSLPRTPFTSHVPFRQKAIARMRWRDFLRLVPQMPHFGKQTQRAAKFWDETYSPYRRHIDPEEIEELTQLMKEKGALEVGFLPNVDPKLIFAGKSLPERHAILFTVEMLKEEIQTAPSARASTEVMRGYADLGEIASDACEWLRGRGFAAYPGTNLGGQSDYPAMAEAAGIGAIGYHGLLIGPTAGARMRICAIYVGIENLPEPENPYLWIREVCADCRKCVRSCPPGAIEAKPVDKANGYKRAIRATACRDYFARNWGCAICVKVCPFSELGYDKIKRGYDQARRALLPRPGEPRPGKALDDEEGPRIAVVGAGPAGMYLAKSILDGHPTAQVDLIERLNFPHGLVRYGVAPDHPEVRAKGWGYDRMLEHPRIRFLGGIELGKDTNIEQLRSCYDAVGLCTGASASRKLGLEGEGLPGSIHAPDFVRWYNAHPDYRDLDPRIGRSVVIIGHGNVALDTARMLLSDPSHLITTDMMPEAAVRFASSQVENVTIIGRQGPSQTSFTPKELVELSEVPGVQIVVDPLSLELDEAIPLNDAQAERRRQRNLELFRGWSQQELDKDKRPVRLSFGLSPQRIVGEHRIESLICDQTFVVKENGRPQHMLMGKTIELRCDTVIQSIGFRSEPLAGLPFDFERSRLPIGPGGRILDEKGVAIPLVYASGWARRGATGVIGTNKIDAEEVAQAILEDLEQNRSRVGARGLPESKARATLADWLDVSREEKRRGAIRGHGPLRFRDGIEVSEWLKSHGRKRLNDPTMAPEHPEVGRPDASRINLS; this comes from the coding sequence ATGCTTGGCCCCGCTGAACTCGTTATGCGCATTGCCGCTCGCCTCGGGTATTCCTTCGACGGTGTCGATGTCGAAGCAAGCACCGACGAGATGCTCGCGAAGCTGGAAGATCACGGCCCGATAGGCAGCGATCCTGTCGAGGCCGACGAGACCTCCCTACCCAGAACGCCGTTCACCAGCCACGTCCCTTTCCGGCAGAAAGCCATAGCGCGCATGAGATGGCGCGACTTCCTAAGACTTGTTCCCCAAATGCCCCATTTCGGAAAGCAGACACAAAGGGCGGCCAAGTTTTGGGACGAAACCTATTCCCCATACCGTCGGCATATCGATCCTGAAGAAATCGAAGAACTCACGCAGCTCATGAAGGAGAAAGGAGCACTCGAGGTTGGATTTCTCCCGAATGTAGATCCGAAGTTGATTTTCGCCGGCAAGTCGCTGCCCGAACGACATGCAATCTTGTTTACTGTCGAGATGCTCAAAGAGGAGATTCAGACTGCGCCGTCCGCCCGTGCGAGCACGGAGGTCATGCGTGGCTACGCCGATCTCGGCGAGATCGCATCGGACGCATGCGAGTGGCTGCGAGGGCGCGGCTTTGCAGCCTATCCGGGCACTAATTTGGGCGGTCAGTCGGATTACCCGGCTATGGCGGAAGCGGCGGGAATCGGTGCGATCGGTTACCATGGTCTTCTGATTGGGCCCACGGCCGGTGCTCGCATGCGGATTTGCGCGATCTATGTTGGGATCGAAAACCTTCCTGAACCGGAAAACCCCTATTTGTGGATCCGCGAGGTCTGCGCCGACTGCCGCAAATGCGTCCGATCCTGTCCGCCCGGCGCGATCGAGGCCAAGCCAGTCGATAAGGCGAATGGATACAAGCGCGCGATCAGGGCCACGGCCTGCCGCGACTATTTTGCTCGCAATTGGGGTTGCGCGATTTGCGTCAAGGTGTGCCCCTTCAGCGAGCTTGGATACGACAAGATCAAGCGAGGATACGATCAGGCAAGAAGAGCGCTCTTGCCGCGACCCGGCGAACCCAGACCCGGAAAAGCGCTCGACGACGAAGAAGGTCCGCGGATTGCTGTTGTCGGCGCCGGGCCAGCGGGAATGTACCTGGCTAAGTCGATCCTGGATGGGCACCCAACTGCGCAGGTCGATCTTATAGAGCGACTTAACTTCCCTCACGGGCTTGTACGGTATGGCGTAGCACCGGATCACCCTGAAGTGCGTGCCAAAGGTTGGGGGTACGACCGAATGCTCGAGCATCCACGCATTCGTTTTCTGGGAGGTATTGAGCTAGGCAAAGACACTAACATCGAACAGCTGCGCTCGTGTTATGATGCCGTCGGACTGTGCACTGGCGCTAGTGCGTCCCGCAAGTTAGGCCTTGAAGGCGAAGGCCTCCCTGGAAGCATTCACGCGCCGGATTTCGTGCGATGGTATAATGCCCATCCCGACTACCGAGACCTCGACCCACGGATCGGGAGGAGCGTTGTAATCATCGGTCATGGTAATGTAGCACTTGATACGGCCCGGATGCTGCTCAGCGATCCTTCTCACCTCATTACTACCGACATGATGCCCGAAGCCGCCGTGCGATTTGCGTCCTCGCAGGTCGAAAACGTAACGATAATTGGTAGACAGGGGCCTTCACAAACCAGTTTCACTCCGAAAGAACTGGTCGAGCTTTCAGAGGTCCCTGGCGTCCAGATCGTTGTTGATCCGCTTTCCCTTGAGCTCGACGAGGCTATCCCGCTCAATGACGCGCAAGCTGAACGCCGTAGACAGCGCAATCTCGAGCTTTTCAGGGGTTGGAGTCAGCAAGAGCTCGATAAGGACAAGCGACCTGTTCGGCTGAGCTTTGGATTGAGCCCACAGCGGATCGTCGGAGAGCATCGCATTGAGAGTTTGATTTGCGACCAGACCTTCGTCGTCAAGGAAAATGGACGCCCTCAGCACATGCTCATGGGAAAAACGATCGAACTGCGTTGCGATACCGTCATTCAATCAATCGGTTTTCGAAGCGAGCCTCTGGCAGGCCTGCCCTTTGACTTCGAAAGGTCACGTCTTCCAATTGGGCCGGGAGGGCGGATTTTGGATGAGAAGGGAGTTGCGATCCCCTTGGTCTACGCTTCCGGATGGGCTCGGCGAGGCGCTACTGGAGTGATTGGAACGAACAAAATTGATGCTGAAGAGGTCGCTCAAGCCATTCTCGAGGATCTCGAGCAGAATCGAAGCCGGGTGGGAGCGCGAGGGCTCCCTGAAAGCAAAGCGAGGGCAACGCTTGCCGATTGGCTGGATGTATCACGCGAAGAAAAACGGCGAGGAGCAATTCGAGGTCATGGGCCGCTAAGGTTTCGTGATGGGATCGAGGTGTCCGAATGGCTGAAGAGCCATGGAAGAAAGCGACTTAACGATCCGACGATGGCGCCAGAGCATCCGGAAGTTGGCAGACCGGACGCCTCACGGATCAATTTGTCATAG
- a CDS encoding enoyl-CoA hydratase family protein gives MTHDSFDPATYTPQHFLWEFEGGVATIRLDRPERKNPLTFKSYAELRDLFRDLSCAPQVHVVVFASNGGNFCSGGDVHEIIGPLVAMDMPDLLRFTRMTGDLVKAMRDCPQTIIAAVQGVSAGAGAIISMASDLRYASPDAKTAFLFNRVGLAGCDMGACAILPRLIGQGRASELLFFGRSLSAPEGLEWGYFNGVFDADELDQQVLELARKLASGPTFANAMTKNQLNLEWDMSLSAAIEAEAQAQAICMQTKDFERAYRAFVDKRKPEFKGD, from the coding sequence TTGACGCATGATAGCTTCGATCCGGCGACCTACACCCCGCAGCATTTCCTCTGGGAATTCGAGGGAGGCGTGGCGACGATCCGTCTTGATCGGCCCGAGCGCAAGAATCCGCTGACCTTCAAATCCTACGCGGAATTGCGCGATCTCTTCCGTGACTTGTCTTGCGCGCCTCAAGTTCATGTCGTCGTATTTGCGAGCAATGGCGGCAATTTCTGCTCTGGCGGCGATGTGCACGAGATCATCGGACCGCTCGTTGCGATGGATATGCCGGACCTTCTTCGGTTCACCCGAATGACGGGCGATCTGGTCAAGGCCATGCGCGACTGCCCGCAGACGATCATCGCTGCGGTTCAGGGGGTGAGCGCGGGTGCCGGGGCTATCATCTCGATGGCAAGCGATCTGCGATACGCCTCGCCCGACGCAAAGACCGCGTTTCTGTTCAATCGCGTTGGCCTTGCGGGCTGTGACATGGGGGCATGTGCCATTCTGCCGCGCCTGATCGGCCAAGGTCGAGCGAGCGAGTTGCTGTTTTTCGGTCGCTCCTTGAGCGCGCCAGAGGGGCTTGAATGGGGGTACTTCAACGGCGTGTTCGATGCCGATGAACTTGACCAACAAGTGCTCGAACTGGCTCGCAAGCTGGCCTCCGGCCCGACATTCGCCAATGCCATGACGAAGAACCAACTCAATCTCGAATGGGACATGAGCCTGTCGGCTGCGATAGAAGCGGAAGCGCAGGCGCAAGCGATCTGTATGCAAACAAAAGACTTCGAGCGCGCCTACCGTGCCTTCGTCGACAAGCGGAAACCCGAGTTCAAGGGCGATTGA
- a CDS encoding 4Fe-4S dicluster domain-containing protein, with translation MGIIIGRETQDGFEPSWLVKKLWPKTSGNTINGLGEREDRPATPVFHRLHKHPFLPINLLFLSKSTWDLKVLNSVRRSGKIKEGEKEKVQQALPRPTSSDKDELTRMIQTHAEEDADCDLIRVAANHKNLYFDMDLEKISHIPKYAIVLGLHQDYEEISKNLEPETWWKKRPWNTKWRHTSDEVMSVYERTHASAARLADKIREAGYHAEAIGGAMGSAINVLRTAIESGMGELGKHGSILNDRYGPNLRFSVVLTDMPLHVDGPREVGADEFCYNCKLCTTTCPPSAISDRKQLVRGATRWYVNFDKCMPFFIDTKGCALCIAACPWSRPGVAPNLSKKMLARMERKRLAKMN, from the coding sequence ATGGGAATTATTATCGGCAGGGAAACGCAAGATGGTTTTGAGCCGTCCTGGCTGGTCAAAAAGCTGTGGCCCAAAACGTCTGGCAATACGATCAACGGTTTGGGCGAACGGGAAGATCGCCCGGCGACACCGGTGTTCCACCGACTTCACAAGCATCCATTCCTTCCGATTAACCTCTTGTTTCTGAGCAAAAGCACCTGGGATCTCAAGGTCTTGAATTCGGTCAGGCGCTCCGGAAAGATCAAGGAAGGCGAGAAGGAAAAGGTCCAGCAGGCGCTACCACGGCCCACTTCGTCCGATAAAGACGAATTGACGCGTATGATACAAACCCATGCCGAGGAGGACGCTGACTGCGATCTCATCCGCGTGGCAGCAAATCACAAAAATCTCTACTTCGACATGGATCTGGAGAAGATTTCTCACATCCCAAAGTACGCGATCGTCCTTGGCTTGCATCAGGACTACGAGGAAATATCGAAGAACCTCGAGCCAGAAACCTGGTGGAAGAAGCGCCCCTGGAATACGAAATGGCGGCATACGAGCGATGAAGTCATGTCAGTCTACGAGCGCACGCATGCCTCGGCTGCTCGGCTGGCAGACAAAATCCGAGAGGCGGGCTACCATGCGGAAGCAATTGGCGGAGCGATGGGATCGGCCATCAACGTCCTGAGGACTGCGATTGAATCAGGGATGGGGGAGCTAGGGAAACATGGCTCTATCCTCAACGACAGATACGGGCCGAACTTGCGCTTTTCGGTCGTTCTGACTGACATGCCGCTGCACGTCGACGGCCCGCGTGAGGTCGGGGCAGATGAGTTCTGCTATAATTGCAAGCTGTGCACGACGACATGCCCACCGAGTGCCATTTCCGATCGCAAGCAATTGGTGCGCGGCGCCACGCGTTGGTACGTCAATTTCGACAAATGCATGCCCTTTTTCATCGACACCAAGGGGTGCGCCCTTTGCATTGCTGCATGTCCGTGGAGCCGCCCTGGTGTGGCACCCAATCTGTCGAAGAAGATGCTCGCAAGAATGGAACGCAAACGCCTTGCGAAGATGAACTGA
- a CDS encoding GntR family transcriptional regulator, protein MKNERMVAGQALSNKTPRTADRVVQILREQILNGYLSPGQRLVETDLIGEFNVSRNTLREALSRLQSDGLVEIIHQRGASVVRLTRETIEETFGIRERLEGYAAELAAEYSHLPENVIWLKEQKRTWMSAHVLEDGDRHMSVNVPFHEGLIAMCGQRRLVAMINSLQLPAFRARGARHFDEKHRLVSAQDHLKIIEALLKSDAKAAGRAAEDHIRRAKRIALTVFEQEQQNRGFN, encoded by the coding sequence ATGAAGAACGAGAGAATGGTGGCGGGCCAAGCACTATCGAACAAGACGCCTCGAACGGCAGACCGCGTCGTTCAGATTCTGAGAGAACAGATCCTCAACGGCTATTTGTCGCCCGGACAAAGGTTGGTCGAGACAGACTTGATCGGCGAATTCAATGTCAGTCGCAATACGTTGCGCGAAGCCCTGTCGAGACTTCAGAGCGACGGATTGGTCGAGATTATCCACCAACGCGGCGCGTCCGTTGTCCGGCTCACGCGCGAAACCATCGAGGAAACATTTGGAATCAGGGAGCGGCTCGAAGGATATGCCGCCGAACTCGCAGCGGAGTATTCGCACCTCCCGGAAAACGTCATCTGGCTCAAAGAGCAAAAGAGGACGTGGATGTCGGCGCACGTGCTTGAAGACGGCGATCGACACATGAGCGTGAACGTGCCGTTCCACGAGGGGCTTATCGCAATGTGCGGCCAGCGTCGTCTGGTCGCCATGATAAACTCTCTCCAACTTCCCGCTTTTCGTGCGCGTGGGGCTCGGCATTTTGACGAGAAGCACCGCCTGGTGTCAGCGCAAGATCACCTCAAGATTATCGAGGCGTTGCTCAAGAGCGACGCCAAAGCCGCAGGCAGAGCGGCCGAGGATCATATCCGGCGCGCAAAAAGGATCGCGCTGACAGTCTTTGAACAGGAACAGCAGAACCGCGGATTCAACTGA